In the Nitrospirales bacterium LBB_01 genome, one interval contains:
- the nrfD gene encoding polysulfide reductase NrfD, which produces MTLLQFIRDWMRHLTRGNKTYFVWLGLLSIAMLNAMVSYIMQLDRGLIVTNMRDQISWGFYISNFTFLVGVAAAAVILVIPSYIYHFKPIKEIALFGEMVAVTAVMMCLLFIMVDLGKPLASWHLFITPNFPRSILMWDVIVLNGYLILNTLAVCYVLYCAAHGREYKMIIMWPLVLVSIPWAFSIHTVTAFLYNGLSSRPFWNASIIAPRFIASAMCSGPSLMILMFQVARKVSDIEVNDKAIFKIAELIAYAMGFNLFLYGAELFKEFYSQSIHLAPVEYLFFGLKEHTLLVPFTWTALVFNLTGFIIFLSPRLRNRFLFLNIACVLVFIGVYIEKGMGFVIPGFVPDTLGEIYDYLPSYTELSISAGIWAFGAFFYTLLLKTAIPIYKGELSFLSHNMRHNLRDFHKPAAH; this is translated from the coding sequence ATGACATTGCTGCAATTTATCAGAGATTGGATGAGGCATCTTACCAGAGGAAACAAAACATATTTTGTTTGGCTGGGTCTCTTGAGCATAGCAATGCTTAATGCTATGGTTTCCTATATTATGCAGCTTGATAGGGGGCTTATAGTTACAAATATGCGGGATCAGATTTCATGGGGTTTTTATATATCAAACTTCACTTTTTTGGTAGGTGTGGCTGCAGCTGCGGTAATATTGGTAATACCTTCGTATATTTATCACTTCAAACCAATCAAAGAGATAGCGCTATTTGGCGAAATGGTGGCTGTAACTGCTGTGATGATGTGTTTACTGTTTATAATGGTTGATTTAGGTAAGCCCTTAGCCTCATGGCATTTATTTATAACTCCGAATTTTCCGCGTTCAATACTTATGTGGGATGTGATAGTGCTAAACGGCTACCTCATACTAAACACGTTAGCCGTCTGTTATGTTCTCTACTGTGCAGCTCATGGACGAGAATATAAGATGATAATCATGTGGCCCCTTGTGCTGGTATCTATCCCGTGGGCATTTAGTATTCACACGGTAACCGCTTTTTTATATAATGGTTTATCATCAAGGCCGTTTTGGAATGCTTCTATAATAGCTCCGCGATTTATAGCCTCTGCAATGTGCTCAGGCCCCTCCCTTATGATACTAATGTTTCAAGTTGCCAGAAAGGTCTCAGACATTGAGGTCAACGATAAGGCGATTTTTAAAATCGCCGAACTGATAGCATACGCTATGGGGTTCAATCTATTTTTGTATGGGGCTGAGTTATTCAAAGAGTTCTATTCACAAAGCATTCACCTTGCGCCGGTTGAGTACCTGTTTTTTGGACTAAAGGAGCACACACTTTTAGTACCTTTTACGTGGACAGCGCTGGTGTTTAACTTGACAGGCTTTATCATCTTCCTTTCGCCAAGGCTTAGAAACCGTTTTTTATTTTTAAACATAGCGTGTGTACTTGTTTTTATCGGGGTTTATATTGAAAAGGGTATGGGCTTTGTAATTCCCGGGTTTGTGCCGGATACGCTTGGGGAGATATACGACTACTTGCCATCATACACAGAGTTAAGCATAAGTGCTGGGATATGGGCATTTGGCGCCTTTTTCTACACTCTTTTGCTAAAGACTGCAATACCGATATACAAAGGAGAGCTTAGTTTCCTTTCACACAACATGAGGCACAATCTCAGAGACTTTCACAAGCCAGCAGCTCATTGA
- a CDS encoding 4Fe-4S dicluster domain-containing protein, which produces MNRRNFLKTAALGVGGILLPAKDSPASVWEAFFQKYYREMNDKEKKDVVARLEREYEEKYKKHIRVKSAAPLPKVLYGYGLDLSRCVGCRRCVYACVTENNQSRNPQIHYITVLQFKQGEKWVSDLEESNKYYNPEEVPAPEHFYMPVQCQQCERPPCVKVCPTQATWKEPDGIVVVDYNWCIGCRYCMAACPYGARKFNWAEPTIPVEEINTETHYLGNRPRIKGCVEKCTFCIQRVRENPGRYPACVEICPVGARKFGNLLDPESEIRMLIETKRVFRLKEELNTQPKFYYFFSL; this is translated from the coding sequence ATGAATAGAAGAAATTTTCTAAAAACAGCAGCATTGGGCGTCGGCGGCATACTGCTTCCTGCAAAAGACAGCCCAGCATCTGTTTGGGAGGCTTTTTTTCAAAAGTACTACAGGGAAATGAACGATAAAGAGAAAAAAGACGTAGTAGCAAGGCTTGAGAGAGAGTATGAGGAAAAATATAAAAAACACATACGCGTTAAATCTGCTGCGCCTCTGCCAAAAGTTCTTTACGGCTATGGGCTTGATTTATCCCGTTGTGTAGGCTGTAGAAGGTGCGTTTATGCTTGTGTTACCGAAAACAACCAGTCACGCAATCCTCAAATTCACTATATAACAGTGTTGCAGTTTAAACAGGGTGAGAAATGGGTCAGCGATTTAGAGGAATCCAACAAATACTACAATCCCGAGGAAGTACCGGCCCCTGAGCACTTTTATATGCCTGTACAGTGTCAGCAGTGTGAACGTCCCCCCTGTGTAAAGGTATGCCCTACTCAAGCCACGTGGAAAGAGCCTGACGGGATAGTTGTGGTTGACTATAACTGGTGCATAGGGTGCCGCTACTGCATGGCGGCTTGCCCGTATGGCGCCCGCAAGTTTAATTGGGCAGAGCCTACTATCCCAGTTGAGGAGATAAACACAGAGACTCATTATCTGGGAAATAGACCTCGCATTAAGGGCTGTGTGGAAAAGTGCACGTTCTGTATTCAAAGAGTCAGAGAAAATCCGGGAAGGTACCCGGCCTGTGTGGAGATATGTCCGGTTGGAGCAAGAAAATTTGGCAACCTGCTTGATCCGGAAAGTGAGATACGCATGTTAATAGAAACAAAGCGTGTGTTTCGGCTTAAAGAAGAGCTAAATACTCAGCCTAAATTTTACTATTTCTTTAGTCTATAA
- a CDS encoding cyclic nucleotide-binding domain-containing protein codes for MRRIAVKETYKDGQVIFKESSYGEGTYVILSGKVHIVKKVKNVDLVIATLEKGDYFGEMSYLDRQPRSASAVAVGDVQCGLLDKNFLEDEINKTSEEFKLILTTLVERLRQTTSQLVSLTAENHILRK; via the coding sequence ATGAGAAGAATAGCGGTAAAGGAAACCTATAAGGATGGGCAGGTGATTTTTAAGGAGTCCAGTTACGGCGAGGGTACCTATGTGATTCTTAGCGGAAAAGTACATATCGTGAAAAAAGTTAAGAATGTTGACCTTGTAATAGCGACGCTTGAAAAAGGTGATTATTTCGGTGAAATGAGTTATCTTGACAGACAACCCCGTTCAGCCTCGGCAGTTGCCGTAGGAGATGTCCAGTGTGGTTTGCTTGATAAGAATTTTCTTGAGGATGAGATTAATAAAACATCAGAAGAATTCAAATTAATATTAACTACTCTGGTTGAAAGGTTAAGGCAGACAACATCACAGCTTGTATCACTGACAGCAGAAAACCATATTTTAAGAAAATAG
- a CDS encoding NAD(P)/FAD-dependent oxidoreductase: MEKVSNIYQGADKQQGRKRVVIVGAGFGGLWAARSLANKKNVDVLLVDKNNYHTFFPLLYQVAAAELEPEDIVYPIRSILRKYSNIKFILADIEKIDFANKIVKSAGYAIHYDYLVLATGTVTQFFDTPGAAQHAFQLKNLHQGVELRNHILNCFEMASRKISETHKQSLLTFTVVGGGPTGVEFSGALAELIHGPFKKDYPTIDFNYVHVILIEAANSILLTFPKNLRDYAQDKLSRMGVEIMLQTFVSHVTGQTVHLKDKGVIPTETVVWTAGVCADPITEKWGLPVTRNNLVRVLPTLALESYPEVFAIGDVSSIDEGRRQLPMTAPVALQQGVLAAKNILASIAGKPQQDFTYKDRGAMVTIGRNTAVALVGKRTFTGFIAWILWLVIHLMNLIGFRNRVMVLINWAVDYLFLERAIRLIFPAPKPKQPPDAG, from the coding sequence ATGGAAAAAGTATCAAACATATATCAAGGGGCGGATAAGCAGCAAGGGCGCAAGCGTGTTGTTATAGTAGGCGCGGGCTTTGGTGGGCTTTGGGCGGCAAGGAGTCTTGCTAACAAGAAAAATGTTGACGTTCTGCTTGTTGACAAAAATAATTACCACACATTTTTTCCACTTCTTTATCAGGTGGCAGCAGCAGAGCTTGAACCTGAGGACATCGTATATCCAATAAGAAGTATATTAAGGAAATATTCCAACATAAAGTTTATTTTGGCTGATATTGAAAAAATAGATTTTGCAAATAAAATAGTAAAAAGCGCTGGATATGCCATTCACTATGACTATCTGGTGCTTGCTACGGGTACTGTGACCCAATTTTTTGACACTCCTGGAGCAGCACAACATGCGTTTCAACTTAAAAATCTTCATCAGGGGGTTGAGTTAAGAAACCACATCCTGAATTGCTTTGAGATGGCCTCAAGAAAAATCTCTGAGACGCATAAACAGAGTCTTCTTACTTTTACAGTAGTTGGAGGCGGTCCCACTGGAGTGGAATTTTCCGGAGCCCTTGCAGAACTGATTCACGGGCCATTTAAAAAAGACTACCCAACGATAGATTTTAACTACGTTCATGTAATCTTAATTGAGGCAGCTAACAGTATTTTGCTGACTTTCCCTAAAAATCTCAGAGACTATGCACAAGACAAACTCAGCCGGATGGGGGTTGAGATAATGCTTCAGACTTTTGTCTCTCATGTAACGGGTCAAACAGTGCACCTGAAAGACAAAGGGGTGATTCCAACAGAAACTGTGGTGTGGACGGCGGGAGTGTGTGCCGATCCTATTACGGAGAAGTGGGGACTTCCCGTCACTCGCAACAATCTGGTGCGGGTGCTGCCCACGCTTGCTCTTGAAAGTTACCCTGAGGTGTTTGCCATTGGGGATGTGTCTTCAATTGATGAGGGACGAAGGCAGCTTCCTATGACAGCGCCTGTTGCGCTCCAACAAGGGGTTTTAGCCGCTAAAAACATTCTTGCCTCAATTGCTGGCAAGCCTCAGCAGGATTTCACCTATAAAGACAGAGGGGCAATGGTCACAATTGGCCGTAACACGGCTGTTGCTCTTGTAGGCAAGAGAACCTTTACCGGTTTCATTGCGTGGATACTGTGGCTTGTCATTCATCTGATGAATCTCATCGGTTTTAGAAACCGCGTAATGGTGCTGATTAATTGGGCGGTTGACTATCTATTCCTTGAAAGAGCGATACGGTTGATTTTTCCAGCTCCTAAGCCAAAACAGCCGCCTGATGCCGGTTAA
- a CDS encoding HD-GYP domain-containing protein gives MVLGSIVFFIKLESIDELVTKLAERESRPLVEDKTQLEYLNCDRQECVQYLSQAMYKHIEMGHFIIVELYDRSKKKVVEVASPDANTVHSYEKLVVKEKRTHKFKDTVSYHRLYYSGTIFLQVFVPLKEAGGSIAGYFEGVYRVDESTMKGIVDLLIGSLLLVVISVFATTAIVYPIIIVMNKDLIKLSGDLSEANIGMLIALGSAIAKRDSDTNIHNYRVTIYAVKLGEIAGLSKEGLRSLIKGSFLHDIGKIAISDNILLKPGKLTDEEFEIMKTHVFHGDDIVGKYNWLKDSIDVVRYHHEKIDGSGYLTGLKGDGIPLNARIFAIADVFDALTSKRPYKEPFTYEQTISILEDGRHTHFDPILLDIFFRISKDIYDSFCKAEDTFLEHYLNGIIKRYF, from the coding sequence TTGGTATTAGGATCTATCGTGTTTTTCATCAAACTTGAGAGCATTGACGAATTGGTTACAAAACTTGCCGAAAGAGAATCACGTCCACTCGTTGAGGATAAAACTCAATTGGAATATCTAAATTGTGACAGACAAGAGTGTGTGCAATATCTGTCACAAGCCATGTACAAACACATAGAGATGGGACACTTTATTATAGTAGAACTATACGACAGAAGCAAGAAAAAGGTTGTTGAGGTAGCATCTCCCGATGCAAACACTGTACATAGTTATGAAAAGCTGGTAGTGAAAGAAAAAAGGACGCATAAATTTAAAGATACAGTCAGCTATCACAGGCTGTATTATTCTGGAACTATTTTTTTACAGGTATTTGTACCTCTTAAAGAGGCAGGCGGTTCAATCGCAGGTTACTTTGAGGGCGTTTATAGAGTTGATGAAAGCACTATGAAGGGAATCGTGGATTTACTCATTGGCTCTCTTCTGTTGGTAGTTATATCCGTGTTTGCAACCACTGCAATTGTCTATCCCATAATAATTGTGATGAATAAGGATTTAATTAAACTTTCCGGGGATTTGTCAGAGGCAAACATTGGAATGCTTATAGCGCTTGGCAGCGCTATAGCTAAACGTGACAGCGATACAAATATTCATAATTACAGAGTGACCATCTACGCTGTTAAACTTGGGGAAATCGCAGGGCTAAGCAAAGAAGGTCTAAGGAGCTTAATTAAGGGTTCATTTCTTCACGATATTGGAAAGATAGCGATATCTGACAATATTTTATTAAAGCCCGGAAAGCTTACCGACGAGGAATTTGAAATAATGAAAACGCATGTATTTCACGGCGATGATATTGTTGGTAAGTATAATTGGCTTAAGGACTCAATTGACGTAGTCAGGTATCATCACGAAAAAATTGACGGCTCAGGGTACTTAACCGGCCTTAAGGGTGATGGGATACCGCTGAACGCCAGAATATTTGCTATTGCAGACGTCTTTGATGCGCTTACTTCAAAAAGACCATATAAAGAACCGTTTACTTATGAACAGACCATATCCATTTTAGAGGACGGGAGACACACTCACTTTGACCCGATACTGCTTGATATATTTTTTAGGATATCAAAGGACATATATGATTCTTTCTGTAAAGCAGAGGATACTTTCTTAGAACACTACCTTAATGGTATCATAAAAAGATACTTTTAA